The Geotrypetes seraphini chromosome 2, aGeoSer1.1, whole genome shotgun sequence genome contains the following window.
AAGcctgatggttagcacggagaaagaagaaagaaggagaccctggcaagcaagttatcagaagacaaccagagccttggaccaacaagatttgaaaaataacctgacaacaaaaaggtagaaaaactaattttattttctgttttttgatcacaatatgtcagatttgaaatgtgtatcctgccagagctggtgttagaccgcaaacgtgagctaggatttaacagagagaggaaaagtccttttgtttctttattttatttacaccacagcgccaatgtggttaggagaagccaaagggggggagggggttaaaaagctgtaaaataaacccaccaggatgtttgaaaaaaacacccaattgtgcaggaaaatcgaatcgataaaccaattcaataggctgaatcgaatcgaaattttttttcctgaatctggtagCACTAggttgcactactgtcttagactttaggacctgggattggggaaaaATGGcgtcctcagtactttataatgcaagtgaaataaGGATTTGGTcaaacttttgaagggtctgcagaagaaaaatattgtataggccagggacatgagacagcaggaaatgggaacttttcttccttctatttttatgaatggaaaggctgaggatgtcagagagttcagttaaaatatgtgctttataagaaaatataataatgtgttttataaagtttatagcattgctggcctacccggtgaggtgttcctagtggtggtggcagcagcagcgtgtcaatgtgttgagaggaagaggtggtctgggaaattctgctgagtaaactccgggcccatttccaccccccagttagtccactccactcaactggttcacacactgagtggatctttgggtgttgttcctgggtagttgttttgggatctcttacagtggtttgtcagtatctccttctggtccaaggaaggaaactttgttaaccttagcactgacctacagaatatgtttgtaacagcgctgcttgtgtggcattagtctatgtagtgatcgaaagaaaaaaccagacctttgcacatttttgcactatatgatgggtgtatgaggagattcacattttctgcacagctaagtccgtgtgaagttaccttgtgctgtatttgacatctagcaaagtctctgtttggaaggaaagatctcagcttaaaaatgaagtggccagaagttatggtaaaagcagatagcgtagctggttttaagaaaggtttggacaaattcctggaggaaaagttcacagtctgttattaagacatgggggaaacatctgcttgccctggatcggtagcatggaatgttgctactctttgggttttgaccaggtattagtgtcctggattggctaccatgagaatgggctactgggcatgatggaccattggtctgacccagttaggctattcttatgttatgttctcatctgtaggggcctttgttttcacttcttattttaatgtattttttttctgggaacttatcagtgttttttataatgggaacaaaaatggaagagaattaatgtgtgtggaattgggggggggggggtaactaatttcttcagctaaataattcaatccacctcaaccagacataggagaactcacacaccattcacacaccctccaaccaaaaacgtcaaaagaaaaaaaaactgttcgacaacctcctagcctttcaagctgcaacactcaacccccaactctacaacctattgacctcgaccacaaactacaaaaccttcaaaaaagaaataaaaacccttctattcaaaaaacacataaaaccgaactaacacaatcagaactgtcccaagcatcacctgcaactactccatatgtacttctgatgtcatgacaattcagacataatttatgttatgtttggaataatggttacatatatgaggttcaataaaagaaaattttcactgcttgtttctattatgaccatttattcagtttcatggttattacaaaaaatatttttttacatgggggagtgtcaaaaaattatggtccccgagtgccacataccctaggtacgcaactgtatatataatatatacataGAGGTATTAATGACGCCATCttgttttctgtctctctctgtcctctctgCATctttgtgcagtttcccgccttgaTTTCATGGCTCTAATTAATAGcagacctctcagtctggcttgtGGAAGATATAGGGTTTCACATTTTTGAATAGAGATAGTTATATGTATCTTATGAATGCAATAAACCGTGTTGTGTGTGAAGGGATCCCTATGAATGATGTGTGAGAGaatgatttgtatttcatttcaaatgttttacataTATAAGATTTACGGGAGCCTAAAAGAcactgttaccatgacaataccAGTCTTTGAGAGGCCCAGAGCAGGAAAGGTCAGCTAGTTTGACCTCCAGCTTAGAACCCTGAGCCTGCAAACTTACAGTGCCAAAGCAAAGCTATCAGAAGAGTACATCCAGCTGAACTCTAATGCGTTCGGAGTGTTTCCTCGTGTCCCTGAGTGAGTTTCTGGTTTATGTTTCAGAAGCAGGTGACGTTTGAGGACATCACCGTCGccttctcccaggaggagtgggagtatttagatgaagggcagaaggagcttcaccgggaggtgatgaaggagaattatgagatCCTGAAGTCTCTAGGTAAGGACTGCATTTTCTGCAGACACAGGGCTGAGTTACTGATTTtctgttccagtgcaataggtgacagtagggttatttccctttagccgcatggttgcagaaggaatccattccggatttttcactctgccgcTGGTCTATTTACTGTTCAGTTTAGTGCcctctacagttttttccttctgcacacatGGATGCAGTTGTGTCTGTTCTGCTTTCCCCATTTTCCATGTAATTTTGTCCCTTTTTCTGAGGTCGGAGTGGAAGTTCCAGGccgccaatcgctgtctggctgtccgaaaacttcctctctgacgtcagaattgacgttggggggaagACTTCTAGGCCGGTCATTGTGCAGTCGCTGTATTCGCCTCGACTGGTCCTGTTGCTGCGGTggtggggaagcagagagagagaaattaaCCACAGATTAACCAAATCCACAAAAACGTTAATATAATTGAAGAGAGAACTTCttattaaataataatattaaatgaaggaaaagatctcagaattgccactccaaggatcataatgtTATCATTCCTTTAAGGAACTGGGTGTGGATATCTTTCATGGATTTAAAAAACCTTCatgttattattttaaaatttttgtaaaatttCTATGAATGACTTATTTCGTCAAAATTCATCTACTCAATAATTTAAATTTCTAAAATTATaactttttcttttaaactttttatacCGTATATCCAAGCAGTGCaaatagcaattatttttgtgcAAATTGCAGTTGAAAAATGTGCAAAACAGGCAATAATAAGCCTTAGATAAGTAAAGCCTTAAAAGAGTACTTATCTTTCTATGTGAGATAAAGCGGGGCGTGAGCAGAATTAATTTCCTGCCGCTTTATCTCACATAGAAAGATAAGTGCTCTTTTAAGGCTTTACTTATCTAAGGTTTATTATTGCCATGCTATAAGTTATTTTACTTCaatgggggaaacaggccttcagggatggtgacacaggcctttaggggtggggttcaggccttcagggggaggtgcagacctTTGAGATAAAAGGCTGCttagtttacctcattggaataactacaagacggcattgtatcttccaaaacagacaatatttgtttattgttagtataaaaacttacagtattacagcagcaaagacatatctaaaaaatgtattgtcagttcagaatatgcaatggagagaagaatttgcacccatatgcttagcaaggggctagcagttccccgtagcataagtaagtgaatctctctggctttacctagaatacacgtgttttttatacagagcaattcttcctttgttccaagaaagtccatccccgaattctggttatgtaattccctattggtataAAAAATATTGTATAACTAACTCCTTCCTTTcgtccacgcctctctctcacctccacacacccccccagtaaaagggggggccttacagaaacagagaactgttgCTGAACTTTATTCTTTCAGCACGGAGACATGCAGCTGCTAATTAGAGGTGTTACAATTCATTGCAtattcgagttggtgtccttgtaagatgaaaagttggcaacGAGATAGCCTTTCCACAATCCAGCTgtctggttcccatagcttggttgGGAGACAGCAAACCCatggtttggtaccaagttctttcatctcgttacacccacatgagcaaagctccttgctcattataaaagttttatggctttgtagggtgtctggcatatgaagtctATGAACTCATATAGCAGTGATAacagatcagcataacattgaaGGGATATTCTCCCAGCAGGGAAACAAGAACATCATTGTTAGCATTGCAAACAGTCTGGGCCTGGCTATAGGAAAATatgtctgtagtttccagcagggtgtccagcatacacaagtgaaaatcTAGGTCTGTAGAGTCCAGTTGAATCATCCATATGTCCAGGACATACATGTCACCTTCATGGGGGACAGACCTATAGGGGAGGgcggccctggtgtagaagtgcatggagggagggagggaaggggggttcaaagagacgtgcatataccagatttggggggggggaagaaataatgggtctgaaaatagaggagagggagagagatgatggacaatgggatttagggagggaaggaacagaaagggagagaagttggacacatgggatggtgtggaggggatagagatactggataggagggtagttaggaaaagaaagggagagatggtggaccctggagtggtggggaaggagggagagatgctggatgaaaggatagttaagaaaaggtggatctgtgcatggagacaaaaaaaaggaaagatggcagatctcctggggagggaagggaaacggaaggggaggacagagatggcagatggatggttagcatggagaaagaagaaagaaggagaccctggcaagcaagttatcagaagacaaccagagcctgagactaacaagatttgaataatgaccaaacaacaaaaggtagaaaaactaattatattttctgttttgtgattacaatatgtcagatttgaaacatgtatcctgccaaagctggtgttagaccgcaaacgtgagttaggatttaacagagagaggaaaagtcttttttgattGAGCAGCTCTCCTAAGTGTGGAGCTGTGAGGTGGTGCCACAGGAGACCTCTCGAGTGGTGGACCCACACTGCATCCCTCTCCTTTCCCATACATCAGGATATTCGTGATATTGTCCTGGTGCATTGGAAGATGCCGGAGGTGCCTTTACGGTTTGTGCGCTCCATGGCTCATCTGTATCCCATCCTGGAGCGGAATCAGGATACTTTTAAGTCACCAGTGGTGGACGCTGTGGTCTCAGCTATTGCTAAGCGGCATACGATGCCCGTAGAGGATGTTTTTGCCttacgggactctgaggagcgtaagttggagaccCTCCTAacgcagaattttgatgtctctgccttgggtgtCCTGGTAGCCATTTGTGGTGGTCTGAGGGGAAACAAGGCTGGGaaaaaacaagagacaaattacaggagtcggcTAACCCAGAAGgagaggttagaaagattgtagtaAAAGAGAAGACACTACAGACAGCAGCACAGGGagaggaaatgaagacaacaaaattccaggatctgaattgcatatatactaatgcaaggagcctaagaaataaaatgggggaattagaagccatggccaacgcagaggacatagacatcattggaatctctgaaacatggtggaatgaggaaagcaaatgggatacagcactgccggggtacaagctttaTCGCCAAGATAGGTCAGggcaaaaaggaggtggaatagccctatacataaaagaaagcatacaattgacaagaatggacacagcagagacgacaaacaggctggaatcactatgggttaaaataccgggaaggaaaggtcctgaaataaagatgggcctattctatcgtccacctgggcagtccggagatatcgatgaagaaatggaagccgagatgaagcgagaatgcaaatgcggtaacacggttattatggaagacttcaactaccccgggatagactggagtcttcgaagatcaaaatgcgctagggagacaggattcgtggaggctatacaagattgcttgttagagaaccaaagagaggaaatgccactctagatctaatcctaaatgggttagcgggacctgcaaaggaagtagaagtagtgggaccgttgggaaacagcgatcataacatgatcaagttcaaggtggaggtaggaataccgaaagggaagagaaccatagcgacaacttttaacttcaggaaaggaaactacgaagcaatgagggatatggtaaggaaaaaacttaggaaaacttccaaaaaatggcaaacggtagaacatgcctggactttttcaaggacacggtgagcgaggcgcaaaatctgtatatccccagattcagaaatgggtgcaaaaagagtcgaacaaaagacccggcgtggataactaaaatagtgaaggaagcgataggcaataagaaaaattcattcaggaaatggaaaaaggacaaaactgaggggaactggaatgaGCACAGgaggtatcaaaaagaatgtcaccatgtggttcgaaaagccaaaagagagtatgaagagagactagccagggaagcacgaaatttcaaatcgttctttagatatgttaaagggaagtaaacgtctagggaggaggtgggaccgctggatgacggagaaaggaagggagtggtgatggaggagaaagaagtagggggaaggcttaacatgttcttttcgtctgtatttacaaacgaagacacaaccaacataccggaacctgagcaattcttcaatggaaaagtcaagaagaaaaattaacatccatggaagtgagtcttaaagatgtgcgcaggcagatagaaaaactaaaaactgacaaatccccggggcCGGATGGAATCCaaccaagggttctgaaggaactaaaggaggagatagcggaactactgcagcaaatttgcaacctatccctgaaaacaggcgtgatcccggaggattggaagatagccaacgttacacccatttttaaaaagggatcaagaggagacccgggaaactacagacctcggttccggggaaaaaggcggaagcactgataaaagaaagcatcgatgaacattttgaaagaaacgaacttctgatatccagccaacatggtttctgcagggggagatcgtgcctaactaacttattgtacttttttaagggaattaacaaacggatggacagaggagaccccatagacatcatatacctggacttccaaaaagcctttgacaaggtacctcatgaacacCTACTTTATTGAGTTTCAGTCGTAATGCAAAGCAATTAAACACCCAAAATGTTTTATAATTCCCTTGCTGTACAGCCAACatccgttccattttaaaaatatgccataaagattcccacccaaaattgtaatttaacctgtcccagtttttccaatttctcaaaaTTAGTTGAACAGCAACTCCTGTCGTTCTCAAAAGGAATTTATCCTTAAAGATGACCTTTACCCTTTTATATCCGCACTCCATTTAAAAGCATTAAATATCTGACAAAACCTTTATCCTAAACCCATCCCAAGAGACTAAATAATATTCTCATAATAATTTCCACCTTAGACTCCATTATCACACTCTCAATATCCTCAGAACAGTAGTGTTTGAAATAAATTACTcccctttttatttttgaatCCATATCCATTAATATGATAAATGATATGAATTCATATATTAATATAACACTTCAATATAAACTCATAAATCcaattacaaacagtacaaataTTATACTTCCAGCTTATGTCTAACAAATTCTCTATCTTGAACCCATCTCAAAAATTTATATCTAATGACTAAAATTAGTCCCCTATCAAGTTCCTTTAATTATAATATGATCATCAGAATCAAAGCAATACCCTCTAAACAATATTATTGGAAATAAGAAACTCATATTCCTTACTTTAAAATCATATCCCCCCTTTACCTTCCCAAATATTACAGAATTCAATTCTACCCATAATAGAAACTAATTATAGACATTAATACATTTTCTAACCTGAGCCTCAGTTTAACAattcaataaaataatataatatagaatATGATATTATTTTATCTATTAACTTCGGAGAATTGAACATGAACTCATAAACAATAATAAATCCATTAGTTTTGACCCATAAAATTTATCTTTCAACCTCTAAATAGACACTTTATATAAATAATCAActtaaaataaaacttaaaataaaagTAGTGAATAAAATGTctgagtttggttttttttttttccaaaaaacatCACTGCAGGCCATTCTTCAGTACACAATTCCAGTTCCCCTCTCTTCTCATGAGCTCCTGGCATTGTATCACATAACCCCACCTTACGTAACTTCAACGTCAAGCCGCTCACATTACGGGGCGTTCCCTCATGCCCGATTTTCCTCCAATCAGCTGATATTAAAGAAGATTGGGAGGATTCCACCCCATAACCGGCAATTTTCAACTGTCAAACACTGTTTTACATTTACACCAAAACTTCCAGTGACGTCATCGGGGTCCCCCCCTCTGTGTGAAAAACTGCTGCAGCTGCAAGGCATGACCGCagggcatgccctaaggggcacgccctgccccttgggagccacgaGGAATCAGGAGGTGTTGAGAGGGTAGACCATCTTTGGGTAAGATCCAAAAAATTTTTGTGTGAATATATTGATGGGTAAAGGAAAAGCTAAACACAAAAGCTCCACCCCTGCCGCAGCCGGCCCTATGGACCACCACTTAATACCAGTGACTCCCTCATAAGTTACCCAAGAGTATGCTTCCGTTTCGGGTGCATCTTTAAGTCCACTTGAAAGGACTCCACCCCTTCCACCATTATCCGATGATGGGGAGCCTATAGTAACCCCTAGCGAAACTTCTGAGGAACCCCGAAAGTCAATAACTTTATCCAAATTACAACATATGTCATTACCTAAAGCATTAACTTTATTGGATTCAAGGGATGATAATCGGTGTACCTCAGAGGAACCAAAGGAGGATTTGTGGAAAGCTTATTAAGATCAGTTGTTAAACACTCCTCAGATTTCTCAGTCAAAGTTGGAAAGAAGTAGGagacttggtagataaaagaTTAATGTTGGTTGAAACACAGACAACGACCTCTGCAGTTAAGGATGTCTGTGTAATTCATTCAAAACTGGAAATTATGGAGAATTTGTCACGCTCAAGAAATCTCCGATTTGTTAATTTTCCCATGACGCACTCGATATCTCCAGAGattttattacaaaaatatttgAAAGAGATATTAGGTTTAACAAATTCAGAAACTTTTCTATACAAAATTGTTAttatataccacagaaaaaaaaaagtaaaatcagaTCAGGAAAACTTTTAGTTTCTGCTGAGTTCGATTTAACTCACTTCCTGGAAGATTCCCAAGATGTCATTAAAACTAGGGCTACTCTTTTGATGAATTAGATAAAAATTTACTCctgaaattatatttcaaaatCAAAACAACAAAATTCTGTGGTGATACTCTATTGATATTCCCAGATGTGGCTAGAGCTACCCAAATGCGAAGGAAGGAATTTCTTCCCTTAAAACTTAGGGTTTTAGCTCAGGCCGCTAgttttttttcctaaaatttccttgtaagtgtataaTCAAAATACAAGAGAAGGAATTTACTTTTTGGGACCCCACACAGCTCAGCAATTGTTAAGTTTTCGTGAACAAGAGAaagataaaggggtccttttatcaagccgcactagtggggttagcgtgtcggacatttcatcatgcgctaacccccattgCGTCTTAAATCCCTACcaaagcttgataaaaggaccccaaagtaaaCTAGTTATTCACTGATCTTTAAAAGGAATCTGAGAATAAGAAGCGAAAAACTAAAATGATATAACTTGGGGGAAGATTTCTGTTTTCTTAAGTTGgctttttatttataattatagTTCAATCTTTTCTCAAGATTGATATCTTATTTCCTTTAATTGTATTTGATCTTATGGTGGCTCCCCCCAAATTAATGTGGGCTAGAAAGATTTATATTAGATACTTatgatatattttcttttttttcttttgatgtataTCTTTATCCTTTACTGTTCTTGAAGAATTGTatgaaaaatttgataaataaaaagaaaaaatatatatagaagggttcaaaaaaggttagaacaagtttctggaggaaaagtccataaaaagaTTTTTAGTCAGATAGACTTAGGAGAGCCATTGCTCATCTCAGGAACTGGATTTGCTCTATGGATCTGCCTGGCACTTGTGATCGGAGGGGCTACGGTTGGacacaggatgctggacttgatggagctTGGGCTGGACTCAGCATGGATTTTCTTATACCTATGTGGAAAGACCAAAAAAGCACTTTTAAATATTGACTTGAATATGATCACACACTCTTATTTGCATCTCTGGTACTGATCAGCTTGGAAATGTTGTTTTCTGAACAGTGAGTGGGTGGTAAATTTACAAAGGGGTTTTGTATTACTGAACTTGTTCAAAGGTTTTACTCCTACAATAATATACAATGCTATTTTTTGATTTAGAAAAAGATGACCCTAAAAATAATCCCTGGAAGCTCAGTGAGAAGCCTGAAGGAGTAAAGATGTTatcagaaggagagaaagagaactggggagagaaggaaaaaaatcaaaatccaaaATATTTACCAGGAGAGTCAGCTCTGCTCAAGATCACACAGACAGAGGAAGACCAGACGGACCAGATGAGAGATCAAAGATGTTCCTGTGATGTATGTGAGATATTCCTCAGTGATCGTTCAATTCTGAAACCACATCAGAGATCTGATACTGAAGAGAGATCATCTACATGTACGGACTGTGGGAAAAGTTTCAACAGCAAGAAAGAGCAAATGCAACACAGGAAAAATAATAAAGGAACTAGAATGTGTACAAGTATCGAATATGGGGAAAACATTTTCAATATAGGAAACATTACAAAATGCCAAAAAACAAATACTGACAAGAGAATATCTTCATATCTTGgttgtaaaaaaaatataaaccaggacgAGAGCTtcacaagaaaaacaaaatttcacCCGGGAGAGAGATCAGTTTTAAATACCGAATGTGAGAAAAGCTTCAGTCAAGGAGAAGCATTTACAGATCATAAAAAGACTGAAACTGGTGAATCTTGTAAATCTGAAGAAATAATTTACAGAATGGCAAATATCGCAGAATATCAGGAAATGGAGAAAAATGGGAGATTATATACTTGTGCTGTCAGTGGTAAAAGCACTTCTTGCAAAGGGAACCACAGAACAGCAGAAAAAATCCCCAGGGGAacaaagccatttacatgtactgagtgctATAAATGCTTTAATCGTACAGAACACCTTAGAAcacaccagagaattcacactggagttaaaccatttacatgtactgagtgtggtaaaagcttttgtGATAAGCGAACACTCATAGCACACCAGAGTATtcacactggagagaaaccatttacatgtactgagtgtggtaaaagcttttgtGATAAGAGAACACTCATAgcacaccagagaattcacactggagtgaaaccatttacatgtactgagtgtggtaaaagcttttctCTGAAGAAATCACTGACAATACACCAGAGAATTCATACAGGagtgaagccatttacatgtattgaGTGTGGTAAAAGTTTTACTCATATAAGTAACCTCAAAAAccaccagagaattcacactggagtgaaaccatttacatgtactgagtgtggtagaAGCTTTCGTGAGAAGAGAAATCTCACAGtacaccagagaattcacacaggtgtgaaaccatttacatgtactgagtgtggtaaaagctttcgtGATAAGACAACACTCACGGaacaccagagaattcacactggagtgaaaccatttacgtgtactgagtgtggtaaaagcttttctCTGAAGAAATCACTGACAATACACCAGAGAATTCATACAGGagtgaagccatttacatgtactgagtgtggtaaaagctttagtcagAAGGGAAGCCTGACAATACATCAGAGTATCCACACTGGAGTGAGACCATGTATATGTaccgagtgtggtaaaagcttttgtGATAAGCGATCACTCATAgcacaccagagaattcacaGTGGAGAGAAacgatttacatgtactgagtgtggtaaaagcttttgtGATAAGCGAACACTCATAgcacaccagagaattcacactggagtgaaaccatttacatgtactgagtgtggtaaaagtttTACTCATATAAGTAACCTCAAAAAccaccagagaattcacactggagtgaaaccacttacatgtactgagtgtggtaaaggCTTTCGTGATAAGACAAAACTCACAGtacaccagagaatt
Protein-coding sequences here:
- the LOC117354727 gene encoding zinc finger protein 271-like isoform X1 yields the protein MAEQKQVTFEDITVAFSQEEWEYLDEGQKELHREVMKENYEILKSLEKDDPKNNPWKLSEKPEGVKMLSEGEKENWGEKEKNQNPKYLPGESALLKITQTEEDQTDQMRDQRCSCDVCEIFLSDRSILKPHQRSDTEERSSTCTDCGKSFNSKKEQMQHRKNNKGTRMCTSIEYGENIFNIGNITKCQKTNTDKRISSYLGCKKNINQDESFTRKTKFHPGERSVLNTECEKSFSQGEAFTDHKKTETGESCKSEEIIYRMANIAEYQEMEKNGRLYTCAVSGKSTSCKGNHRTAEKIPRGTKPFTCTECYKCFNRTEHLRTHQRIHTGVKPFTCTECGKSFCDKRTLIAHQSIHTGEKPFTCTECGKSFCDKRTLIAHQRIHTGVKPFTCTECGKSFSLKKSLTIHQRIHTGVKPFTCIECGKSFTHISNLKNHQRIHTGVKPFTCTECGRSFREKRNLTVHQRIHTGVKPFTCTECGKSFRDKTTLTEHQRIHTGVKPFTCTECGKSFSLKKSLTIHQRIHTGVKPFTCTECGKSFSQKGSLTIHQSIHTGVRPCICTECGKSFCDKRSLIAHQRIHSGEKRFTCTECGKSFCDKRTLIAHQRIHTGVKPFTCTECGKSFTHISNLKNHQRIHTGVKPLTCTECGKGFRDKTKLTVHQRIHTGVKPFTCSECGKSFRDKTTLTVHQRIHTGVKPFTCTDCGKSFRDKRKLTGHQRIHTGVKPFTCSECDKRFRVRTLLSKHKRIHTLVKPYPCTECDKSFCVKGTLTIHQRIHTGVKPFTCTECGKSFLEKASMRKHKIIHTGVKPFTCTNCGKSFRDKTKLTVHQRIHTGVKPFTCTECGKSFNQMSNLIRHQRIHTGVKPYTCTECAKSFTDKSKLATHHRAHQRIHTGVKPFKCTECGKSFTQMSNLKTHQKIHTEVKSFSYS
- the LOC117354727 gene encoding zinc finger protein 271-like isoform X2, giving the protein MAEQQVTFEDITVAFSQEEWEYLDEGQKELHREVMKENYEILKSLEKDDPKNNPWKLSEKPEGVKMLSEGEKENWGEKEKNQNPKYLPGESALLKITQTEEDQTDQMRDQRCSCDVCEIFLSDRSILKPHQRSDTEERSSTCTDCGKSFNSKKEQMQHRKNNKGTRMCTSIEYGENIFNIGNITKCQKTNTDKRISSYLGCKKNINQDESFTRKTKFHPGERSVLNTECEKSFSQGEAFTDHKKTETGESCKSEEIIYRMANIAEYQEMEKNGRLYTCAVSGKSTSCKGNHRTAEKIPRGTKPFTCTECYKCFNRTEHLRTHQRIHTGVKPFTCTECGKSFCDKRTLIAHQSIHTGEKPFTCTECGKSFCDKRTLIAHQRIHTGVKPFTCTECGKSFSLKKSLTIHQRIHTGVKPFTCIECGKSFTHISNLKNHQRIHTGVKPFTCTECGRSFREKRNLTVHQRIHTGVKPFTCTECGKSFRDKTTLTEHQRIHTGVKPFTCTECGKSFSLKKSLTIHQRIHTGVKPFTCTECGKSFSQKGSLTIHQSIHTGVRPCICTECGKSFCDKRSLIAHQRIHSGEKRFTCTECGKSFCDKRTLIAHQRIHTGVKPFTCTECGKSFTHISNLKNHQRIHTGVKPLTCTECGKGFRDKTKLTVHQRIHTGVKPFTCSECGKSFRDKTTLTVHQRIHTGVKPFTCTDCGKSFRDKRKLTGHQRIHTGVKPFTCSECDKRFRVRTLLSKHKRIHTLVKPYPCTECDKSFCVKGTLTIHQRIHTGVKPFTCTECGKSFLEKASMRKHKIIHTGVKPFTCTNCGKSFRDKTKLTVHQRIHTGVKPFTCTECGKSFNQMSNLIRHQRIHTGVKPYTCTECAKSFTDKSKLATHHRAHQRIHTGVKPFKCTECGKSFTQMSNLKTHQKIHTEVKSFSYS
- the LOC117354727 gene encoding zinc finger protein 271-like isoform X3 produces the protein MKENYEILKSLEKDDPKNNPWKLSEKPEGVKMLSEGEKENWGEKEKNQNPKYLPGESALLKITQTEEDQTDQMRDQRCSCDVCEIFLSDRSILKPHQRSDTEERSSTCTDCGKSFNSKKEQMQHRKNNKGTRMCTSIEYGENIFNIGNITKCQKTNTDKRISSYLGCKKNINQDESFTRKTKFHPGERSVLNTECEKSFSQGEAFTDHKKTETGESCKSEEIIYRMANIAEYQEMEKNGRLYTCAVSGKSTSCKGNHRTAEKIPRGTKPFTCTECYKCFNRTEHLRTHQRIHTGVKPFTCTECGKSFCDKRTLIAHQSIHTGEKPFTCTECGKSFCDKRTLIAHQRIHTGVKPFTCTECGKSFSLKKSLTIHQRIHTGVKPFTCIECGKSFTHISNLKNHQRIHTGVKPFTCTECGRSFREKRNLTVHQRIHTGVKPFTCTECGKSFRDKTTLTEHQRIHTGVKPFTCTECGKSFSLKKSLTIHQRIHTGVKPFTCTECGKSFSQKGSLTIHQSIHTGVRPCICTECGKSFCDKRSLIAHQRIHSGEKRFTCTECGKSFCDKRTLIAHQRIHTGVKPFTCTECGKSFTHISNLKNHQRIHTGVKPLTCTECGKGFRDKTKLTVHQRIHTGVKPFTCSECGKSFRDKTTLTVHQRIHTGVKPFTCTDCGKSFRDKRKLTGHQRIHTGVKPFTCSECDKRFRVRTLLSKHKRIHTLVKPYPCTECDKSFCVKGTLTIHQRIHTGVKPFTCTECGKSFLEKASMRKHKIIHTGVKPFTCTNCGKSFRDKTKLTVHQRIHTGVKPFTCTECGKSFNQMSNLIRHQRIHTGVKPYTCTECAKSFTDKSKLATHHRAHQRIHTGVKPFKCTECGKSFTQMSNLKTHQKIHTEVKSFSYS